The following is a genomic window from Streptomyces chrestomyceticus JCM 4735.
CCGTACGTCCTCCGAGGACACCCGGCCGAGGATGCGCTCGGAGTCGACCGGCGGTACGACGTGGTCCTGCGGGCTGGTCATCACCAGCAACGGCTGGGTCACCTGGGGCAGTTCGGCGTCGACCAACTGGAAGAAGCGGCGCAGCGAGTGCGCGGCGTGCAGCGGCACCCGGTCGTAGCCGATCTCGTGGGAGCCGGGCTTGGCGATGTCGTCGGCCAGCCCCTTGGTCGTCCGGACGACGTGCCGCAGCACCGGCAGCAGCGGGGCGGCCGCGTCGTGCACCTTGTTGCCCGGGTTGACCAGCGCCAGGCCGCTGATCGCGGCGCCGTGCCGCTCGGCCAGCCGCAGCGCCAGCGCGCCGCCCATCGACAGGCCGCACACGAAGACCCGCTCGCACCGTTCGGACAGCGACCGCAGCTCGCGGTCGACCTCGGCGTACCAGTCCTGCCAGGTGGTGAGCTGCATGTCCTGCCAGCGGGTGCCGTGGCCGGGCAGCAACGGGACCGAGACCGTCAGGCCGCGGTCGGCCAGGTACTCGGCCCAGGGGCGTACGGACTGGGGGGAGCCGGTGAAACCGTGGCAGACGAGGACGCCGGTCCGGCCGCCGTCGCGGCGGAACGGCTCGGCTCCGGGGAGCAGCGGCACCGGGGAACTCCGATCGGTGAGGGCCGGGCGGCAACGGGATACGCGGGTTACCGAAAGCCTACGCGGAGCGGCGCCGGGCGGATAGGTCCATCGGCCCCCTACCCCGGTCACCGCCGGGGAGCGCCCCCGGGCCCGGCCGGGCGGGCCGCCGAGAAGAGGGGGGCGCCGGGGCAGGTTAAGGTCTTTGCGTCACACACAGGAGGCAGTGGGTTGATCTACGGCGCAATGAAGTTTTCCATCGGCGGATCGCTGAAGCTGGCTTTCCGTCCCTGGGTGGAGGGCCTGGAGAACATCCCCGCGACGGGCCCCGCGATCCTGGCGAGCAACCATCTGTCCTTCTCGGACTCCTTCTTCCTGCCCGCGGTGCTCGACCGCAAGGTGACCTTCATCGCCAAGGCCGAGTACTTCACCTCCCCGGGCGTCAAAGGCAAGCTGACCGCCGCCTTCTTCAAGGGGGTGGGCCAGCTTCCGGTGGACCGCTCGGGCGCGCGGGGCGCGGGCGAGGCGGCGATCAAGAGCGGCATCGAGGTGCTGGAGCGCGGTGAGCTGTTCGGCATCTACCCGGAGGGCACCCGCTCGCCGGACGGCCGGCTCTACCGGGGCAAGCCCGGCGGCCTGGCCCGGGTGGCGCTGGCCACCGGCGCCCCGGTCATCCCCGTCGCGATGATCGACACGGAGAAGGTGCAGCCGCCCGGCAAGGTGATGCCGAAGATGATCCGGCCCGGTATCCGGATCGGCAAGCCGCTGGACTTCAGCCGGTACCACGGCATGGAGGGCGACCGCTTCATCCTGCGCTCGGTGACCGACGAGGTCATGTACGAGATCATGAAGCTGTCGGGCCAGGAGTACGTGGACATCTACGCGACCGCCGCCAAGCGGCAGATCGCGGAGGCGGCCAAGAAGAAGGCCGAGGCGGAGAAGGCCGAAAAAGCCGAAAAAGCCGAAAAGGCTGAGAAGGCCGAAAAGACCGGTATGGCCGCCAAGATCCGCAAGGGGCAGGGCAGGACCGGCACCGGGGCGTAGGCGCGCCCCGGCACAGGGTGGGGGCGAAATGGCAGAGGCAGAGATACGGCCCGCGGCCGGCGCGGCGGCGGGCAAGGGCAAGGGGCGGCCGCAGCGGGCGGTCCGGATGTCGGTGGAGCTCCCGCTGTGGCGGGCGCTGACCGGTTACCGCGTCCTGACCCTGGCCTACGTCCTGGTCCTGTTCGTGTTCTCGTACAAGAAGTACGCGCACCCCCTCGTCGCCGCCGCCTACATGACGGCGCTGACCGTGTGGATGGCCTTCACCTGGCGCCGCACGACCTCGGCGGAGCGCTGCACCCGCGCCTTCCTCATCGGTGACCTGTCCTTCGCGCTCGGCGGCATCCTGCTCACCCTGGTGGCGGACAGCCATGAGCGGATCATGGACGGCGCGGCGACCCTGCCCTCCATCTGGACGGCGGGCGCGGTGCTCGGCTTCGCCATCAAGGGCGGCTGGCGCTGGGCCGCGGTGGCCTCCGCGCTGGTCGCCGTCGTCAATCTGGTCGAACGCCAGGAGCTCGCCCGCGACACCATCCACAACGTCGTCCTGGTGTGGGTGGCGAGCGTCGCCATCGGCTACGTGGTCGAGGTGGCCCGCGCCAGTGAGCGCACCCTCGCCCGCGCCCTCCAGATCGAGGCCGCCACCCGGGAGCGGGAGCGGCTGGCCCGGGACATCCACGACAGCGTCCTGCAGGTCCTGGCGATGGTGCAGCGGCGCGGTGCCGCGATCGGCGGCGAGGCCGCCGAGCTGGGCCGGATGGCGGGGGAGCAGGAGGTCGCGCTGCGCACGCTCGTCTCCAGCGGGCTGGTCCCGCGGCCCGGTACGGCCGTTCCCGACGCCGGGGAGGACGCGGTCCGCACCCCGCAGGAGGCACTGGCCGCGCCGGTGCCGTGCGCCGAGGACGGCCCCGATGCCGGGCCCTGCGACGTACGGGCCCTGCTCGCGCCGCACGCCGGCGCGCGCGTCACGTTCTCCGAGCCGGGCGGGCCGGTCGTGCTGCCGGCGGCTGCCGCGGCGGAGCTGGCGGCCGCTGTCAGTGCCGCGTTGGACAATGTCAGGGTGCACGCGGGTGCCGAGGCACAGGCGTGGATCCTGGTGGAGGACGAGCCGGACGAGGTGGTCGTGACGGTGCGGGACGACGGTCCCGGCATCCCCGAAGGCCGCCTCGCGGACGCCGAGCGCGAGGGCCGGCTGGGGGTGGCCCTGTCGATCCGCGGCCGGCTGCGGGACCTGGGCGGCAGCGCCGACTGGATCTCGGTCCCCGGCCAGGGCACGGAAGTGGAGCTGAAAGTCCCCAAGGGCCAGGTGCCCGAGGGCCGGAAACGGGGGAGGAGCACGGCGTGAGCGAGCCGCGGGACGTGAAGGTGATGGTGGTCGACGACCACCCGATGTGGCGGGACGCGGTCGCCCGCGACCTGGCCGAGGCCGGGTACGACGTGGTGGCGACGGCCGGGGACGGCCCGCAGGCGGTGCGCCGCGCGCAGGCCGCCGCGCCCGACGTCCTCGTCCTGGACCTGAATCTGCCGGGTCTGCCCGGCGTGGAGGTCTGCCGGGAAGTGGTCGGCGCCCACCCCGCCCTGCGGGTGCTGGTGCTCTCCGCCAGCGGCGAGCACGCCGACGTGCTGGAGGCCGTCAAGTCCGGCGCGACGGGCTATCTGCTCAAGTCGGCCAGTACCGAGGAGCTGCTGGACGCGGTGCGCCGTACGGCGGCCGGCGATCCGGTGTTCACACCGGGCCTGGCCGGGCTGGTGCTGGGGGAGTACCGCCGGCTGGCGACCGAGCCCGCCCCGGCCGCCGAGGACGAGCCGGGCGCGCCGCGGCTGACCGAGCGGGAGACCGAGGTGCTGCGCCTGGTCGCCAAGGGTCTGTCGTACAAGCAGATCGCCGACCGGCTGGTCATCTCGCACCGCACGGTCCAGAACCATGTGCAGAACACCCTGGGCAAGCTCCAGTTGCACAACCGGGTCGAACTGGTCCGGTATGCGATAGAACGGGGCCTGGACGAGGTCTAGGGACCCCGGCTTCGGCCGTCCGGGAGTCCACAAGGGCACCGGCCACGGATGCGCAATGCGCTCGTACGAGTGAACGCATCGCGTCAAGTCCCCGGCATTTCCGGGGAATTCGCTTTCCTTCCCATCCCGGGGTGACGCACATCACCATTAGCGTGACCGGCGTCGGCACAGCACGGCCGCGCGCGGCCACCGGCGGGTGCGCGGCCCCTCACGGGATGAAGGTGAAGAAGCGATGCGGGTCGGAGTACTGACCGGCGGCGGTGACTGCCCCGGTCTCAACGCGGTCATCCGAGGCGTGGTGCGCAAGGGCGTCCAGGAGTACGGCTACGACTTCGTCGGCTTCCGGGACGGCTGGCGCGGGCCCCTGGAAGGCGACACGGTACCGCTCGACATCCCCGCCGTACGCGGCATCCTGCCCCGCGGCGGCACGGTCCTCGGCTCCTCGCGGACCAACCCCTTCAAGCAGCAGGACGGCATCCGCCGGATCAAGGACACCCTCGCCAAGGAGGAGGTCGAGGCGCTGATCACGATCGGCGGCGAGGACACCCTCGGCGTCGCGGCCCGGCTCTCCGGCGAGTACGGCGTGCCCTGCGTCGGCGTGCCCAAGACGATCGACAACGACCTGTCCGCCACCGACTACACCTTCGGCTTCGAC
Proteins encoded in this region:
- a CDS encoding lysophospholipid acyltransferase family protein: MKFSIGGSLKLAFRPWVEGLENIPATGPAILASNHLSFSDSFFLPAVLDRKVTFIAKAEYFTSPGVKGKLTAAFFKGVGQLPVDRSGARGAGEAAIKSGIEVLERGELFGIYPEGTRSPDGRLYRGKPGGLARVALATGAPVIPVAMIDTEKVQPPGKVMPKMIRPGIRIGKPLDFSRYHGMEGDRFILRSVTDEVMYEIMKLSGQEYVDIYATAAKRQIAEAAKKKAEAEKAEKAEKAEKAEKAEKTGMAAKIRKGQGRTGTGA
- the macS gene encoding MacS family sensor histidine kinase, which gives rise to MSVELPLWRALTGYRVLTLAYVLVLFVFSYKKYAHPLVAAAYMTALTVWMAFTWRRTTSAERCTRAFLIGDLSFALGGILLTLVADSHERIMDGAATLPSIWTAGAVLGFAIKGGWRWAAVASALVAVVNLVERQELARDTIHNVVLVWVASVAIGYVVEVARASERTLARALQIEAATRERERLARDIHDSVLQVLAMVQRRGAAIGGEAAELGRMAGEQEVALRTLVSSGLVPRPGTAVPDAGEDAVRTPQEALAAPVPCAEDGPDAGPCDVRALLAPHAGARVTFSEPGGPVVLPAAAAAELAAAVSAALDNVRVHAGAEAQAWILVEDEPDEVVVTVRDDGPGIPEGRLADAEREGRLGVALSIRGRLRDLGGSADWISVPGQGTEVELKVPKGQVPEGRKRGRSTA
- a CDS encoding alpha/beta hydrolase — protein: MPLLPGAEPFRRDGGRTGVLVCHGFTGSPQSVRPWAEYLADRGLTVSVPLLPGHGTRWQDMQLTTWQDWYAEVDRELRSLSERCERVFVCGLSMGGALALRLAERHGAAISGLALVNPGNKVHDAAAPLLPVLRHVVRTTKGLADDIAKPGSHEIGYDRVPLHAAHSLRRFFQLVDAELPQVTQPLLVMTSPQDHVVPPVDSERILGRVSSEDVRQVLLERSYHVATLDHDAERICQETYDFIARLAPDVRTGVESEETAPGGGA
- a CDS encoding response regulator: MVVDDHPMWRDAVARDLAEAGYDVVATAGDGPQAVRRAQAAAPDVLVLDLNLPGLPGVEVCREVVGAHPALRVLVLSASGEHADVLEAVKSGATGYLLKSASTEELLDAVRRTAAGDPVFTPGLAGLVLGEYRRLATEPAPAAEDEPGAPRLTERETEVLRLVAKGLSYKQIADRLVISHRTVQNHVQNTLGKLQLHNRVELVRYAIERGLDEV